The genomic window CCTGGCGGCATCGTGCAGACCACGGCTCGGGTGGTCTGCACGCCGAACCCCGATCAGGCCGGTTGTCTGCCGTCGCGAAACCCACGGTCGCCGACAGCTGCTCGGGAGGTGACCCGGTTTCGGCTGTCCATACCTGCCAGAATGAACCCTCCTCTGCCTGGATGGCGGAAACAGGAGTGACGGCAGATGCGGTTCCATACCAGCGCCCTTCTGGCGCTGTGCTTGTCGACGTCGGCGCTGGCGGCGGACCCGCCCACGGACATGACCAACCATTGCGGTATGCGCGCCAAAGGCGATGTCCGGCCCAGAATCGGTCTGGTGCTGAGTGGCGGCGGCGCCCGCGGCATCGCTCATATTGGCGTGATCAAGGCACTGGAAGGCGCGGGCGTGCATGTCGATTGCATTGCCGGCACCAGCATGGGCGCGCTGGTCGGTGGTTTCTACGCACTGGGCATGCCGGTCGACGAGATGGAAGAGATCGTGCTGTCGCTGGACTGGGGCACCATGTTCAACGATGCGCTGGAACGCCCGGAGCGCTCCATCCGGCGCAAGGAGGAGGACCGGCTGTCGCTGAGCAGCATCGGCGTGGGTCTGGATCGCAGCGGGCTGAAGATTGCCACCGGCGTGGTCGCCGGACAGCGAATTCAGGCCTTCCTGGAAAGATCGACCGTGGCTGCCAACGGCGTTGCCCACTTCGATCAGCTGCCAATACCGTTTCGGGCAGTCGCCACCGACCTCAACACCGGTCTGCCGGTGGTACTGGACCGGGGCAGCCTGGCGACCGCACTGCGCGCCAGCATGTCGCTGCCGGCGGTGCTGGATCCCGTGGAAATCGATGATCAGATTCTGGTCGATGGCGGCCTCGCCGACCAGTTGCCGGTAGGTGTGGTGCGGGCGATGGGCGCAGACGTGGTGATTGCCGTGAATGTGGGCATGCCACTGGATCGCCTGGACAGCAGCGCCAATCTGCTGACGGTCATCAATCAGCTGACCAGTCTGATGACGGTGGGCAACACCCGTACGGCCATCGCCAGCCTGGGCGAGCGTGATCTGCTGATCACCCCGGAACTGGGGACTGAACTCGGATCGGCAGATTTTGACAAGGGCGAACTGGCCATACAGGTCGGGCTCGACGCCGGGCTTGCGATGAGCGAGAGATTCGCTGAGCTGAGCTCGTCCGCACCCGAACGAGAGCGCACCCTGCATCGTGACCGCAGACCGCTGATCGACTTCGTGCGCCTGGACAACCGCACACCGTATGCCAACGAAGTGATCCTCTCTCGTGTGGATGTGGAGATCGGTCAGCCGCTGGACATGGTCGCCCTGGAGAACCAGTTGCGTGTGATCTACGGCATCGGCACTTTTGCATCGGTGAGTTATCAGGTGGTCACCGAGCATGGCCAGACCGGCGTGGTCGTGACCGCGGTACCCAAATCCCATGGCCCCAACTACGTACAGATCGGCCTGGCGCTCAGCTCCGACTTCGGCAGCGAATTCAGCGCCAATTTCCGGGCCTCGCTGCTGCTGGCGCCGATCTCGCCGCTGGGTGCAGAAGCGCGCGTGTTCGCGCAGATCGGCAGCGAACCGACGCTGGGGCTGGAGTACAACCGTCCGCTCGATCCGCTCAGTCGCAACGCCCTGCTGTTCCGAGGCTTCTATGAAACCGCCGACATCCAGACCTACGATGGCGATGGCAACAATACCGCCACCTACGAGGTGCGCCAGTTGACCACCAGTGCCGCCTGGGTGCGCGAATTTGGCAGCCTCGGGGCACTGAACATCGGCATCCGGCGCGGCCTGGGTGAAACCCTGGTCGCCACCGGCGATCCGGCGCTGCCCGAAGTCAGCTACCAGATCGGTGATGTCAGTGCTGCGCTGACGCTGGACCGACTCGACAACCTGTACTTCCCGCGCCAGGGCCATTTCGCCCGCATCGGCATGCTGGGCTCACGCAAGGCCCTCGGTGCCGACAGCAATTTCGTCCAGGCCGATCTGGATTTCATCGGCGCCCGTGGATTCGGAAAGCATGCCCTGCAATACGGTTTGCGTCTGCACAGCACCACCTCGGGTACCGCGCCGCTGCAGAGCATCTATCGTCTCGGTGGCCGCGGTCGCGGCATCGGCTATCGGCGCAACGAGCTCAGCGGCCAGAACTACGCCGTGCTGATCGGCGGTTACCTGTACGAACTGGCGGATGTCATGGGCCGCAGCGCGTACTTCGGCAGCACTGTCGAATTCACCAATGCCTGGGATCAGCGCTCGCAGCTGCGCCTGGATCGCAGCGTGGTCAACGCCGGCATTTACCTCGGCTTCGATT from Rhodanobacteraceae bacterium includes these protein-coding regions:
- a CDS encoding patatin-like phospholipase family protein, producing MRFHTSALLALCLSTSALAADPPTDMTNHCGMRAKGDVRPRIGLVLSGGGARGIAHIGVIKALEGAGVHVDCIAGTSMGALVGGFYALGMPVDEMEEIVLSLDWGTMFNDALERPERSIRRKEEDRLSLSSIGVGLDRSGLKIATGVVAGQRIQAFLERSTVAANGVAHFDQLPIPFRAVATDLNTGLPVVLDRGSLATALRASMSLPAVLDPVEIDDQILVDGGLADQLPVGVVRAMGADVVIAVNVGMPLDRLDSSANLLTVINQLTSLMTVGNTRTAIASLGERDLLITPELGTELGSADFDKGELAIQVGLDAGLAMSERFAELSSSAPERERTLHRDRRPLIDFVRLDNRTPYANEVILSRVDVEIGQPLDMVALENQLRVIYGIGTFASVSYQVVTEHGQTGVVVTAVPKSHGPNYVQIGLALSSDFGSEFSANFRASLLLAPISPLGAEARVFAQIGSEPTLGLEYNRPLDPLSRNALLFRGFYETADIQTYDGDGNNTATYEVRQLTTSAAWVREFGSLGALNIGIRRGLGETLVATGDPALPEVSYQIGDVSAALTLDRLDNLYFPRQGHFARIGMLGSRKALGADSNFVQADLDFIGARGFGKHALQYGLRLHSTTSGTAPLQSIYRLGGRGRGIGYRRNELSGQNYAVLIGGYLYELADVMGRSAYFGSTVEFTNAWDQRSQLRLDRSVVNAGIYLGFDSWIGPMLFGYGVRESGDGTLFLEIGQQF